In Candidatus Thorarchaeota archaeon, the genomic window TACAAGGGCCTTATTAGGCTCCTGTCTGTCCGCATTGCGAGGTGCCACAAGTGGAGAAGCTGGTCACTGAGAGTAGTGAGATAGCCTATGCAGTCAGCGGCAACCCACAGGGTCCAAGGGTTGTTCTCATACACGGCCTATTCCTGAACAGTGACTGCTGGGAGAACCAACTTCCAGCTCTTGAGAAAGAGTACTGTGTGCTAAGATTCGACCTCTACGGTCACGGACGCTCCACGAGACCGAGAAAGAAGTTCACAGTCCGCAGCTATGTGAAAGAGCTGGCACGGCTGTTGGACCATCTGAAATGGACTGAAGTGCTTGCCATGATTGGGCACTCACTGGGAGGGATGGTTGCCCTGGTCTACGCACTGGACAACCCACTAAGGGTGAAGAAGCTTGTAATCGCAAGCTCCTACTGCTTTGTCAGCAACGAAGCCGTTACTGATGTGATGAGCCGGGTCAGTGGGAATCCACTCGACAAGTTTGCCATCGGGATTGCAAAGAGAGGTCTCGTTCCATACGATGAGGCCACTGCCAAGAAGATAGCCGCCATGGTGGTTGACCACATGTCTCGGGACGATGCCCTATTTGCTACGGCTGCGTCTGCCGGCTTCAACATCTGCCAAGAGCTGAGAGGACTGCGAATCCCTACTCTACTTCTGGTTGGCGAGAAGGACATCACGACACCAGTATGGGCATCCGAAATGCTGCACGAGTGGCTCCCAGACTCGACTATCAAGACACTGAAAGGCGCAGGTCACCTTCTGATATACGACCATCCTGCCGAGTTCAACAGTCTCGTGTTGGAATTCCTTAGATGATACGCCAGCAGTAGTGTTTTATTGCTCTGTGCGTTTCATATGTGGGCATCAACGGGTTCCGGGTTGGACCTACTTCGCCTACGGGAGCTGTTGCAAAGAGGCGCAAGAAGTCATGAGTGATTTCGAACATCCCAATGACCGCCGAGCCACAGAGGCGCTTCGAGCCCTTGCCGACTCGTCCCCTCTTGGCTACGTCCTCATCAAGTCTGGCCGGGTCATATACGCCAACAAGGCTCTCTGCGAAATGCTTGAGATTCCGCCCGACCTTATACAGGGGATGCAGGTGCATGAGCTGACATCCCGGCTTGGACCGGGCGAACGTGAGACGGCTCTGGATGGATACTCGCGTGCCGCCGCGGGGGAGAGACTGAACGGCTGGTGGCGGTACACGGTCTCCCGAAGCAGTGGAAGCTTGATTACGCTCTCAGTGATGGCGACTGCGGTGGGTGAAGGCGAAGATGCAGTGATACAGACCATCGTTGAGGACATCACTGAGAGAGCACGTCACGAGGAGAAGGCACAGCTCTACAATGAGATATTCAGTAACTCGATAGAACCCATGGCCATACTGAGTCCGGAGGGTGCGTACCTGCAGCAGAATGCCTCACACCAGATGCTCTTTAGGTACTCCGACAATGAGATTGCGGGAATGAGCCCGGCCATTCACTTGGGTCATGACTGCTTCTCCGCGATAATGGCCGAGCTGACAACCAATGGCAGATTCAGAGGAGTAGTGTCTGCCCGCGCCAGAAATGGCTCGCCCATACAAGTGGATGTGTCTGCGTTTCCTGTCAGAGACTCCGAAGGTCATGTACGACAGATTGTGACAATCAGTCACGACATGACCGAGCTCATCCAGACTCAGGCGGCACTCAAACAGTCTGAGCGAGAAAAGCAGCTAATCTTCGACGCTCTTGATGAACATGTGAACCTCTACCGAGACCGGGGGATGCGACTGGCGGCGTGCAATCAGGCAGCCGCAGACTCTCTGGGTCTTTCAAAGGACCAGCTGATTGGACAGCACTGCTACAGACTGTGGCATGGCAGGGATGCCCCGTGTGAAGACTGTCCGGTCCTGAAGGCATTCGAGACCAGTGCGGCTCAGCATGGGATTGTTCACACCCCTGACGGTCGAACGTGGTCCATCCGTGGTCAACCCGTGAGAGATGAGACCGGTGCGCTGATCGGTGCGGTCGAGGTCACAAGGGACATCACAGCGCAAGTCCATGCTGAACGCGAGTTGAAGGAAGCGAGAGAGAGAGCCGAGTTCTACAACGACCTGATGGTCCACGACATCACCAACATACATCAGGGCGTGGTGATGGCGCTAGAACTGGCACAGGACACGGCTTCGCTTCCCCCGATGGCGAAGGATCTGCTGGCCCGTGCCATAGAGCAGCTGCAGAGGGGGATCCGACTGATTGCAAACGTCCGGAGGTTCTCTCAGGTGGAGGTGGAGCCAATTGCTCTCCGGCCGGTCGATCTCATTTCCACTATGACGGCCGTCACACGCTTCGTGAAGAGCTCATTCCCTTCGAAGGAGTTCGACATATCAGTGGACATCCCTCAGAACTGCCGTGAGGTGATGGCTGACGACTTCCTCTTTGATGCCCTTGCAAACGTCTTCCACAACTCGGCAAAGCACGACTCCAGCACGAGAGTCGCGATTGAGGTGACTGCATCAGTTCATGGAGACGGTGACTTCATGAATCTCCGCATTGCGGACCACGGTCCGGGATTCGACCCTGAGCGCAGAGACTTGATACTGTCACGACTCGAACACGGCTATCGCGGCACATCCGGGGTTGGCCTTGTGCTCGTGAAGTATGCCATGGAGCGATACGGTGGACAGCTGGACATCACAGATCGTGTGGTTGGAGACCCCACACAGGGTGCAGTGATTCAGTTGAGGCTTCCGCTGGCAAGACAGAGAGCCTCTGCGCCAGATTCTACGCCCTCATGATGCTGACCACCGCTTCGCCATCGAGCACGACCTCTCTGTCCTGATTAGTGCAAGTCGTGGCAAGCGTTATTCTCTGTCTCTCATCGTCCTTCGCAACCACTTCGACGTGTGCAGTGATGGTGTCTCCTATTCGGACTGGCCTGCGGAACTTCATACTCTGTCCGAGGTATATGGTACCTGCCCCGGGAAGCTTCATGCCTATTACTGCACTGATGTATGCCGCCGTCAGGATGCCGTGGGCAATCCTGCCTTTGAACATGGTAGTCTCAGCCCACTCATGGTTGAAGTGGAGAGGATTGAAGTCGCCGCTCAGTTCACCGAACTTCCTTATGTCCTCATCCGTCACGGTGTGAGTAATCTCCGCCCACTGTCCGACTTGAATCTCAGAGTATGTTGCCATCCGTACTTTGTCCATGCCTTTAGTCCTCCGGTTCGACAGGTCCCCACTTGATTGTCAGTGCGTTCCACGCCCAGCCAATTCCGGCTGCCGTCATGACGACCACATCGCCGTCCCTGATTCTACCGCTCTTTATCCCCTCTTCAATGGATACTATCGCGTCATTCTGACCCATGTGACCCCACTCTGAGAAGTAGCATGACTGCTCATATGGATCCACTCCGAGTTCCTTTGCCACAAACTCGAATGCACTTCGCTTCATCCTGATTAGAGCGAGATAATCGATGTCCTCTCGTCGATAGCCGCTTCTCGTCAACGAGTCGTCAACCACTCGAATGAAGTTCTCCATCGACAGTCGGTCCAGTCGTCTCTTGAGACCCTCAGGGTCTGGTACATCCAGGTAGTTGAGTCTCTTCTCAAGAGCTTCGCATGTCAACGGCATGACAGTCCCACCTGCGGGAACATACACGTCTTCCGAGAAGCGGCCGTCAGAGATGACACTGCCCTCAAGGACTGCATTTCTGTCATGTCCCGCCTTCAGGACTACCGCCACCCCACTGGCTGCGAGGTCATGCATGAAGCGTGTGCGGATGTTTGAGTAGTCTATCAGGTCGCAGTTTCTGTAGCCACTGGCAATCAGAACTCTACAGTATCCGCCTGTCAGCATCATCGACTTGGCAATCATCATGGCGACGACCATTGTTCCACAACGCTGGTTGATGTCAAAGGCCCAAGCTCTTGTTGCTCCCACTTCGCCTTGTAGCTTGATTCCATATGTCTGCATTGGATGCTCGGCGTAGACCTCGCCAGCCCATATCACAAGGTCGATGTCCTCTGCGGGGTTGATGCCCGCTCTCTCTATGGCGATCTTGGCCGCTTTCACAGCCATCGCCACAGTATGGTCACCGGGTCCGGGGACCGCCTTGCTCTCAAGCCCTATCTTGGTCCTCAACACATCTACAGGTGTGCCGGAGCACTGTGATATGTACTCGGCAGTGTGGCGCTCAGGCGGTATGTAGCAACCTATGGCTTCAATCCCTACAGTGTTGGAACCCATGGTACTCCCTACCTCAACTCACGCTTCAGTATCTTGCCAGCCGCGCTCTTGGGAAGCGAGTCTCTGAACTCGTAGACTTTCGGTATCTTGTATCTGGCGAGCCTTCCCTCCAAGAACGCACGAAGCTCTTCATCTGTCACAGTCTTTCCCGGCTTCCTGACCACCACCGCCTTGCCGACTTCTCCCCACTTCTCGTCAGGAATACCGACTACTGCGGCCTCAAGAACGGCGGGATGCTGATAGAGCACCTCTTCTATCTCTGTCGGGAAGACGTTCTCGCCCCCGGAGATGAACATGTCCTTCTTGCGTCCCACAATGAAGTAGAACCCTTCTTCATCTCTCGTGGCCAGGTCTCCGGTGTGAACCCACCCATCCGGTTCGATTGTCTTCGCTGTCTCCTGTGGTTCATCCCAGTAGCCGGAGAAGATGTGTGGGCCTCTCAGTAGAAGCTCACCGACTGTCCGGTCAGAGACCGGTCTGCCATCGTCATCGACTATCTTGACATCACAGTGAAAGACTGGAAAGCCGACAGAACTCGGCTTCCGGCGAATCTCACTCTCGGGAAGATAGAAGTTGTTGGGACCGACTTCCGTGAGACCGTACCCCATCTTGAATGGTTTGCCTCGTGCCCAGTAGGGCTCCATCACTGCGACCGGGCACGGTGCTCCACCACTAATGAAGACTCTGACGCTGCTGAAGTCTGTTGTGCCAAACTGAGGCAGCTGTGACATCATCTGGAACATGGTGGGAACACCAATGACCACCGTGCACTTCTCCGACTCGATCGTCCTGAGTGTAGCAGCGGGGTCGAAGTCTCCCATCAAGACTGTCTTGGCCCCAAGATGGAAGAAGGGTAGCAGGAGCACGTTCCACCCACCCGTGTGAAACAGCGGAAAGAGAAGCGGCTGCACATCATCAGGCCGCAATCCCCATGAGACGATG contains:
- a CDS encoding PAS domain-containing sensor histidine kinase; translation: MSDFEHPNDRRATEALRALADSSPLGYVLIKSGRVIYANKALCEMLEIPPDLIQGMQVHELTSRLGPGERETALDGYSRAAAGERLNGWWRYTVSRSSGSLITLSVMATAVGEGEDAVIQTIVEDITERARHEEKAQLYNEIFSNSIEPMAILSPEGAYLQQNASHQMLFRYSDNEIAGMSPAIHLGHDCFSAIMAELTTNGRFRGVVSARARNGSPIQVDVSAFPVRDSEGHVRQIVTISHDMTELIQTQAALKQSEREKQLIFDALDEHVNLYRDRGMRLAACNQAAADSLGLSKDQLIGQHCYRLWHGRDAPCEDCPVLKAFETSAAQHGIVHTPDGRTWSIRGQPVRDETGALIGAVEVTRDITAQVHAERELKEARERAEFYNDLMVHDITNIHQGVVMALELAQDTASLPPMAKDLLARAIEQLQRGIRLIANVRRFSQVEVEPIALRPVDLISTMTAVTRFVKSSFPSKEFDISVDIPQNCREVMADDFLFDALANVFHNSAKHDSSTRVAIEVTASVHGDGDFMNLRIADHGPGFDPERRDLILSRLEHGYRGTSGVGLVLVKYAMERYGGQLDITDRVVGDPTQGAVIQLRLPLARQRASAPDSTPS
- a CDS encoding alpha/beta hydrolase — its product is MEKLVTESSEIAYAVSGNPQGPRVVLIHGLFLNSDCWENQLPALEKEYCVLRFDLYGHGRSTRPRKKFTVRSYVKELARLLDHLKWTEVLAMIGHSLGGMVALVYALDNPLRVKKLVIASSYCFVSNEAVTDVMSRVSGNPLDKFAIGIAKRGLVPYDEATAKKIAAMVVDHMSRDDALFATAASAGFNICQELRGLRIPTLLLVGEKDITTPVWASEMLHEWLPDSTIKTLKGAGHLLIYDHPAEFNSLVLEFLR
- a CDS encoding long-chain fatty acid--CoA ligase; protein product: MVEHYAWIGDWTARRATLTPNKEAVFEFVTGQRYTYAEMDTRANQYARALLSAGIQEGDRVATYSKNRVELLDLFFACGKTGAIFVPFNIRLAKREIDYLVAKTDPKLFLYDTTIESMFSQVWNPADVRRVMPMVPSQDHRGESLAELAHDQPGTPLERTELDMDDAAMIVFTGGTTGLPKGAVLSHRLVFWNSVNTIVSWGLRPDDVQPLLFPLFHTGGWNVLLLPFFHLGAKTVLMGDFDPAATLRTIESEKCTVVIGVPTMFQMMSQLPQFGTTDFSSVRVFISGGAPCPVAVMEPYWARGKPFKMGYGLTEVGPNNFYLPESEIRRKPSSVGFPVFHCDVKIVDDDGRPVSDRTVGELLLRGPHIFSGYWDEPQETAKTIEPDGWVHTGDLATRDEEGFYFIVGRKKDMFISGGENVFPTEIEEVLYQHPAVLEAAVVGIPDEKWGEVGKAVVVRKPGKTVTDEELRAFLEGRLARYKIPKVYEFRDSLPKSAAGKILKRELR
- a CDS encoding 3-oxoacyl-ACP synthase, with the protein product MGSNTVGIEAIGCYIPPERHTAEYISQCSGTPVDVLRTKIGLESKAVPGPGDHTVAMAVKAAKIAIERAGINPAEDIDLVIWAGEVYAEHPMQTYGIKLQGEVGATRAWAFDINQRCGTMVVAMMIAKSMMLTGGYCRVLIASGYRNCDLIDYSNIRTRFMHDLAASGVAVVLKAGHDRNAVLEGSVISDGRFSEDVYVPAGGTVMPLTCEALEKRLNYLDVPDPEGLKRRLDRLSMENFIRVVDDSLTRSGYRREDIDYLALIRMKRSAFEFVAKELGVDPYEQSCYFSEWGHMGQNDAIVSIEEGIKSGRIRDGDVVVMTAAGIGWAWNALTIKWGPVEPED
- a CDS encoding MaoC family dehydratase, with protein sequence MDKVRMATYSEIQVGQWAEITHTVTDEDIRKFGELSGDFNPLHFNHEWAETTMFKGRIAHGILTAAYISAVIGMKLPGAGTIYLGQSMKFRRPVRIGDTITAHVEVVAKDDERQRITLATTCTNQDREVVLDGEAVVSIMRA